The Aspergillus chevalieri M1 DNA, chromosome 5, nearly complete sequence genome includes a region encoding these proteins:
- a CDS encoding uncharacterized protein (COG:S;~EggNog:ENOG410PRMZ;~TransMembrane:1 (o80-102i);~antiSMASH:Cluster_5.2), which translates to MPPVQQVWDFPGIPGDVFFDHKFSHSPSASPSPSPDIYIAKRDIDTSSTENGKSITARSDKTYVPGKGTVDPHHINMQGLLALFAILGAAFVIAGIWFFFWAKNGGFQWRKGDWEEYKSTVLRRKGPDGKTLSNATKSTKLGGGSVVGKGYSDWEGEGDGYTESGLGYADTATNLTKKTGRDRRQRLKDIAKRRFMRKRAEEQSWNGEEYEDEDVRAYRKEKAARVGGINHEAEGTYHGSDYDTSAPPTQYNQSEMSEVRDYAFAPPVAARHKSQRQSRNFSFTPGTESQVTGDPSYHPRDTGNRRIREPSARRHNRRRERRRNPPPPTSSSSSSRQDSHYPRKQRRSNGGGHYTESSLGSRSEFNSNLYSEDESGTRSYHHPIPGLTKGYRRDGGRGRRRDSLSESDGEETRYS; encoded by the coding sequence ATGCCTCCCGTCCAACAAGTCTGGGACTTCCCCGGCATTCCGGGGGATGTCTTCTTCGACCACAAATTCTCACACTCGCCTTCAGCAtccccatcaccatcaccagaCATATACATCGCCAAGCGTGACATCGACACCTCCTCAACCGAAAATGGAAAATCCATCACCGCCCGCTCTGACAAAACCTACGTCCCCGGCAAAGGCACCGTCGACCCGCACCACATCAACATGCAGGGCCTGCTCGCTCTATTTGCGATTCTGGGCGCCGCCTTCGTCATAGCGGGGAtctggttcttcttctgggcGAAAAACGGCGGGTTCCAGTGGCGCAAGGGCGATTGGGAGGAGTACAAGTCTACTGTTCTGCGACGGAAGGGTCCGGACGGGAAGACGTTGAGTAATGCTACGAAGAGCACGAAGCTTGGTGGCGGGAGTGTCGTGGGCAAGGGATATAGTGActgggagggagagggtgaTGGGTACACGGAGAGTGGACTCGGGTATGCAGATACGGCTACGAATCTGACTAAGAAGACCGGAAGAGATAGGAGACAGCGGTTGAAGGATATCGCGAAGAGACGATTCATGCGGAAGCGTGCTGAGGAGCAGTCATGGAATGGCGAGGAgtatgaagatgaggatgtgcGCGCTTATCGGAAGGAGAAGGCCGCGAGGGTTGGTGGGATTAACCATGAGGCTGAGGGGACGTATCACGGGAGTGATTATGATACTTCTGCGCCGCCAACGCAGTATAATCAGAGTGAGATGAGTGAAGTCCGGGACTATGCTTTTGCTCCGCCAGTTGCGGCACGCCACAAGAGTCAGCGCCAGTCTCGCAATTTCTCATTCACGCCTGGTACCGAGAGTCAAGTCACCGGTGATCCGTCTTACCATCCCCGCGACACTGGCAACCGTCGTATCCGCGAACCCTCTGCCCGTCGCCACAACCGCCGTCGTGAACGCCGCCGCAACCCGCCTCCGCCTacatcttcgtcttcatcgtcccGCCAGGATAGCCATTACCCCCGCAAGCAACGCCGCAGCAACGGCGGTGGCCACTACACCGAGTCATCTCTCGGCTCGCGGTCAGAATTCAACTCGAACCTATACTCCGAGGACGAGAGCGGGACCAGGAGCTACCACCATCCAATCCCGGGATTGACCAAGGGATACCGCCGTGATGGCGGACGAGGCAGACGGAGGGATAGTTTGAGTGAGAGTGACGGGGAGGAGACAAGGTATTCTTAA
- a CDS encoding glycoside hydrolase family 76 protein (CAZy:GH76;~COG:G;~EggNog:ENOG410PFRH;~InterPro:IPR005198,IPR008928,IPR014480;~PFAM:PF03663;~SECRETED:SignalP(1-21);~TransMembrane:2 (n3-14c21/22o308-325i430-451o);~go_function: GO:0008496 - mannan endo-1,6-alpha-mannosidase activity [Evidence IEA];~go_process: GO:0005975 - carbohydrate metabolic process [Evidence IEA];~go_process: GO:0016052 - carbohydrate catabolic process [Evidence IEA]), translating to MNWFHWLTIWAAFLQAGISHALQLSIDDDDSIKSAAEQAAHGMFMWYSGNETGQNPGAFPEKWWEGSALFMAALQYWKYTGDTTYNSETSQGLEHQSGDGGDYMPSNYSTYLGNDDQGFWGLTAMLAAELQFPDVEDGFSWLSLAQGVFNTQVARWDTTSCGGGLRWQLFTYQAGYAMKNTISNGVLFQLSARLARYTNNQTYADWAEKIYDWMESTPLLNEDTWHIADSVDIDDNCKSPGDNQWSYNYGTFIMGSAYMYNYTNDDKWLKRVNGFLGTTFSTFFPKKFGGNTMQEPCEPLEVCNNNEILFKGLVTSWLAYTALFIPSTKDKIQPKLKASAEAAADSCVGMGNNTCGVRWYQHKWDGWNGMEEQIIATNVFTSNLIIESNDKGPVTSDTGGDSKSNPNAGSSSGGGDGGQTLKKITTGDKAGAGILTALFVGVWVGMVAFMITGAG from the exons ATGAATTGGTTTCATTGGTTAACAATATGGGCTGCATTTCTCCAGGCGGGGATATCGCATGCCCTCCAGCTGAGCATTGACGATGATG ATTCTATCAAAAGCGCCGCCGAACAGGCCGCACATGGAATGTTCATGTGGTATTCCGGTAACGAGACCGGTCAGAATCCCGGTGCATTCCCCGAGAAATGGTGGGAAGGTTCAGCCTTGTTCATGGCCGCGCTGCAATACTGGAAGTACACCGGCGACACGACCTACAATTCCGAGACCAGTCAGGGTTTGGAGCATCAGTCTGGTGACGGGGGAGACTACATGCCGTCTAACTACAGTACCTACCTG GGAAATGATGACCAGGGTTTCTGGGGTCTGACCGCGATGCTTGCGGCAGAGCTGCAATTCCCCGATGTCGAAGATGGGTTCTCGTGGTTGTCTCTGGCGCAAGGTGTCTTCAATACGCAGGTTGCCCGATGGGATACGACGTCGTGCGGTGGTGGATTGCGGTGGCAGCTTTTCACCTACCAAGCCGGTTATGCGATGAAGAACACAATCTCGAACGGTGTTCTGTTCCAGCTCTCGGCCCGACTTGCTCGCTACACGAATAACCAGACGTACGCCGACTGGGCGGAGAAGATCTACGATTGGATGGAATCGACTCCTTTGCTCAACGAGGACACATGGCATATCGCTGATTCTGTCGACATCGATGATAACTGCAAGAGCCCGGGTGATAACCAGTGGTCCTACAACTATGGAACCTTCATCATGGGCTCCGCATACATGTACAACTAC ACCAATGACGACAAGTGGTTGAAGCGCGTCAACGGTTTCTTGGGAACCACTTTCAGCACGTTCTTCCCCAAGAAGTTCGGCGGCAACACCATGCAGGAACCTTGCGAACCGCTCGAAGTGTGCAACAACAACGAAATCCTCTTCAAGGGTCTTGTTACCTCCTGGCTCGCGTATACCGCTCTTTTCATCCCATCTACCAAGGACAAGATCCAGCCAAAACTCAAGGCATCTGCCGAAGCCGCAGCCGACTCGTGTGTTGGTATGGGTAACAACACCTGCGGTGTGAGATGGTACCAGCACAAGTGGGACGGATGGAACGGAATGGAAGAGCAGATCATCGCTACGAACGTGTTCACGTCCAACCTGATCATCGAGTCCAATGACAAGGGCCCCGTCACCTCCGACACTGGTGGTGACAGTAAGAGCAACCCGAATGCTGGCTCGAGCAGTGGcggtggtgatggcggcCAGACGCTGAAGAAGATCACCACCGGTGATAAGGCGGGCGCTGGTATTTTGACTGCTCTGTTTGTTGGCGTGTGGGTTGGTATGGTTGCATTTATGATTACTGGTGCTGGTTGA
- a CDS encoding FAD-dependent oxidoreductase (COG:S;~EggNog:ENOG410PVHR;~InterPro:IPR036188), whose amino-acid sequence MSQLGYVGFFMERQRVLEVLYNSIVDKSRLHTLKRVTAVRSTDAGTVVVAADGSEMSCDFVAGADGVRSVVCRGIQERSVSHEKAKELSPLLMAHRSGS is encoded by the exons ATGTCTCA ATTGGGATATGTTGGCTTCTTTATGGAGAGACAGCGGGTGTTAGAGGTTCTTTACAACAGCATCGTGGATAAGAGCCGGCTTCATACCTTGAAGCGTGTCACGGCTGTCAGGAGCACTGATGCGGGGACagtggttgttgctgctgatgGGAGTGAAATGAGCTGTGATTTTGTGGCTGGCGCTGATGGCGTGAGAAGCGTTGTGTGCCGCGGAATCCAGGAGAGATCTGTCAGCCACGAAAAGGCTAAGGAGCTATCACCTCTCCTTATGGCTCACCGGAGCGGAAGCTGA
- a CDS encoding uncharacterized protein (COG:S;~EggNog:ENOG410PVQ8;~antiSMASH:Cluster_5.2): MSGKAPLVAFCEEFDEDSEVVLPETRQVANIKKSTAPPPPPLPSPPPAVSVPQPPPSPPPQQPPQQSQKYQQKQQKAHRYRPSHPFDHASDSGYSSRTVTSSQSVPSGANVFTEPPTTTSLPTINTTNNTPAPPPPPPTINNTTTTKKKKNTKGRDKMQANPSYPPGPYHGSSHNRSSSTSRPKENNTHFRHYPGTCWECENGIYHSAGPSGPSTPLEYPYYMSQPQALPEYQHPTPPPPPPMPAAQHPSSYSALPPPPPPPGAPDVHVSSSRPSARSNRSNSYHANGRPLSFHGMMPGAGNGASGSNGVSNYYNMNRYEHGPPLSASAYANSPSFGPANYGPQPPFYSLADYGPPPAEHGRERSMSTTREYPRDRRSSVYGPPMVDYDPPTPTYDDGEPLDRVASRDSRAPMSPQSPAYDPDEDYYRMPPPPIKKTSPQIIQKRPELQRKPASTNAVTHGRRGSTFDMTDMDAALPGDYTPPRTPRYRRSRENLIPERSRSLRSSRAYRDSSARPSRMAVEGARRRREVVYDYDSEFDDIDADEAASDLVDKQREAEEYQASKSKGHKAVPVPLTEDALYKTKASRAESDSGSQKSRSNSSRASDARTHSASNAGTNNVNTIKEDEDKNLVMTMNGVTMSFTQESMNSKKINLRTNNTGALELSVEGKRPKKYLTSGGSDYTGAVARREIEPPAPAPRQIRDRPDRPRSERHHSRRSSRSTYGTGRFLA; this comes from the coding sequence ATGTCCGGAAAAGCGCCTCTGGTCGCATTCTGTGAGGAGTTCGACGAGGACAGTGAAGTTGTCCTACCCGAAACCCGTCAGGTCGCCAACATCAAAAAGAGCAccgctcctccgccgcctcctcttccttcccctcctcctgCGGTGTCTGTTCCTCAGCCACCAccatctcctcctccccaacaGCCACCGCAACAGAGCCAAAAATACCAGCAAAAGCAGCAAAAGGCTCATCGCTACAGGCCATCACACCCTTTCGACCACGCGAGTGACTCCGGCTATTCTAGTCGCACTGTCACCAGTTCTCAGTCGGTCCCGTCGGGCGCCAACGTCTTCACCGAGCcgcccaccaccaccagtctTCCCACGATAAATACTACTAATAACACCCCagctcctccccctcctcctcctacCATCAACAATACTACTACTacgaaaaagaagaagaataccAAGGGTCGCGACAAAATGCAGGCCAACCCATCGTACCCTCCAGGGCCTTACCATGGTTCTTCCCACAATCGGTCGTCCTCCACTTCCCGACCCAAGGAAAATAACACCCACTTCCGTCACTATCCCGGTACTTGCTGGGAATGTGAAAATGGCATCTATCATTCTGCCGGCCCATCTGGTCCTTCGACTCCCCTTGAATATCCGTATTATATGTCGCAGCCACAGGCTTTGCCAGAATACCAGCACCCGACTCCACCGCCGCCACCACCTATGCCCGCTGCGCAGCACCCCTCCTCATACTCTGCTCtacctccacctccaccaccaccgggcGCTCCAGATGTCCATGTCTCCAGTAGTCGACCGTCCGCCCGTTCGAATCGCTCCAATTCATACCATGCCAATGGCCGACCGTTGAGTTTTCACGGAATGATGCCCGGCGCTGGAAACGGCGCCAGTGGCAGCAATGGTGTCAGCAACTACTACAATATGAACCGCTATGAACATGGTCCCCCGCTGTCTGCTTCGGCGTACGCGAATTCGCCTTCGTTTGGTCCTGCCAACTACGGCCCTCAACCGCCATTCTACTCTCTGGCGGACTACGGTCCTCCGCCCGCTGAGCACGGTCGGGAACGTTCCATGTCTACCACACGGGAGTACCCGAGGGACCGTCGCTCATCCGTGTACGGCCCGCCCATGGTCGACTATGACCCGCCCACCCCAACCTACGACGATGGGGAACCCCTGGACCGTGTCGCCTCGCGGGATTCCCGTGCTCCTATGTCCCCACAATCGCCTGCCTACGATCCCGATGAGGATTACTATCGCATGCCCCCACCTCCGATCAAGAAGACCTCCCCACAGATTATCCAGAAACGCCCTGAGCTGCAGCGGAAGCCCGCTAGTACAAATGCCGTTACACATGGCCGTCGAGGGTCGACTTTCGACATGACTGACATGGACGCGGCGCTACCCGGTGATTACACGCCACCTCGCACGCCGCGCTACCGACGCTCTCGAGAGAATCTCATCCCGGAGCGCAGCCGTAGCCTGCGGTCCAGCCGCGCCTACCGTGACTCTTCTGCTCGTCCGTCTCGCATGGCCGTCGAAGGTGCTCGACGCCGTCGGGAGGTCGTGTACGATTATGACTCTGAGTTTGACGATATTGACGCGGACGAAGCTGCTAGCGACCTTGTGGACAAGCAGCGCGAAGCCGAGGAATACCAAGCATCCAAGTCCAAGGGCCATAAAGCCGTGCCCGTTCCACTGACGGAGGATGCCTTGTACAAAACCAAGGCATCAAGAGCAGAGAGCGACAGCGGAAGCCAGAAGAGCCGTTCAAACAGCAGCCGTGCCAGCGATGCCCGTACGCACAGCGCAAGCAACGCAGGCACCAACAACGtcaacaccatcaaagaggatgaagacaaGAACCTTGTCATGACCATGAATGGTGTCACCATGAGTTTTACTCAGGAGTCCATGAACAGCAAGAAGATCAACCTGCGCACCAACAACACGGGAGCTCTTGAACTCAGCGTCGAGGGCAAGCGGCCCAAGAAATACCTGACCTCCGGGGGATCTGACTACACGGGAGCCGTTGCTCGGCGGGAAATTGAGCCACCCGCCCCTGCGCCTCGACAGATTCGTGATAGGCCTGATAGGCCCCGATCAGAACGGCACCACAGTCGCCGTTCTAGTCGGTCTACCTATGGTACTGGCCGATTCTTGGCTTAG
- a CDS encoding uncharacterized protein (COG:S;~EggNog:ENOG410PVHR;~InterPro:IPR036188,IPR002938;~go_function: GO:0071949 - FAD binding [Evidence IEA]) → MTQVTQGVVFQDIFKQRRTAVMTALENGLADPLFHGRMFIMGDAAHKMVPDAAMGAKQAIESAAVFVNMLHRTLASQGRATVHLPHLAYLCLMQPLAWRSIPDDIKTD, encoded by the exons ATGACACAAGTCACGCAGGGTGTCGTATTTCAAGATATCTTCAAGCAAAGGCGCACGGCAGTCATGACGGCGCTAGAGAATGGGTTAGCAGATCCATTGTTCCACGGAAGAATGTTCATCATGGGCGATGCTGCGCACAAG ATGGTGCCTGACGCGGCCATGGGTGCAAAACAAGCCATTGAATCAGCTGCTGTCTTCGTGAACATGCTCCATCGTACTCTTGCGTCCCAGGGCAGGGCTACGGTTCATCTTCCACATCTTGCATATCTCTGTCTGATGCAACCTCTTGCCTGGAGAAGTATACCAGACGACATCAAGACCGATTAG
- a CDS encoding putative ABC transporter (COG:Q;~EggNog:ENOG410PFGP;~InterPro:IPR043926,IPR027417,IPR003593,IPR017871, IPR003439,IPR013525;~PFAM:PF01061,PF00005;~TransMembrane:6 (i343-365o377-400i421-444o456-478i485-508o578-599i);~go_component: GO:0016020 - membrane [Evidence IEA];~go_function: GO:0005524 - ATP binding [Evidence IEA];~go_function: GO:0016887 - ATPase activity [Evidence IEA];~go_function: GO:0042626 - ATPase-coupled transmembrane transporter activity [Evidence IEA]), whose amino-acid sequence MDNDVENNNKFLLNETVNSLSFRDITVSVNDRDLIKGISGDVQAGQLVALMGPSGSGKTTLLNVLARRAAHKNTTGDSYVNKTKVDDTTFNQLASYVEQEDALIGSLNVWETLQFAADLALPRSVSKGQRKQRIQMLLNAFGIQNQAKTLIGTPIRKGISGGQKRRVSVASQLMTCPKILFLDEPTSGLDSTASYEVISYVRELAKANNLIIIASIHQPSTSTFQLFDTLLLLSAGRTCYFGPIKQIEPYFAGIGYPLDMYTNPAEFLLDLVSSDFAGRSNTDENRVEKIQDAWLRKTESSSIESFQPSEKGKPIMNAGDRPGIAWITLSLFHRAFIKSYRDVVAYGIRIAMYLGLAIMMGTVWLRLDTSQEHIQPFTNAIFFGSAFMSFMAVAYVPAFLEDRATFVKERANGLYGATPFILANFIIGLPFLSILFSIVAYWLSNFTPTATAFFTWVLWLFLDLLAAESLVVFVTALLPNFVLSLAVVAFANGLWMSVGGFLVPITILNPFWHYVFHYIDYQAYVFQGMMVNEFGRRNYSCGGGCRCMYSTDLEDQCLIRGTGVLEQYGYGTGNMGKWVGILIGIIAGYRVLGWLALVWRR is encoded by the exons ATGGACAACGACGTCGAGAACAACAATAAGTTCCTTCTCAACGAAACGGTGAACTCCCTCTCGTTCAGGGACATAACCGTCTCCGTCAATGATCGTGATCTCATCAAAGGCATCAGCGGGGATGTCCAAGCCG GCCAACTGGTCGCCCTAATGGGCCCCTCAGGCAGCGGCAAAACAACCCTCCTCAACGTCCTCGCCCGCCGTGCAGCCCACAAAAACACCACCGGCGACTCTTACGTGAACAAAACCAAGGTCGACGATACCACTTTCAACCAGCTTGCCTCCTACGTCGAGCAAGAAGATGCACTTATTGGTTCGTTAAATGTCTGGGAGACGTTGCAGTTCGCGGCGGACCTTGCCCTACCTCGCTCTGTGAGCAAGGGTCAGAGAAAGCAGCGGATTCAGATGTTGCTCAACGCATTTGGGATCCAGAATCAGGCGAAAACTCTGATCGGGACGCCTATAAGGAAGGGAATTTCGGGTGGACAGAAGCGGCGTGTTAGTGTTGCCAGTCAATTAATGACTTGCCCGAAGATTTTGTTTTTGGACGAGCCGACTAGTGGGTTGGATTCGACGGCGAGCTATGAGGTTATCTCGTATGTGCGGGAGCTGGCGAAAGCGAACAAT ctcatcatcatcgcgaGTATTCACCAACCGTCCACCAGTACCTTCCAGCTTTTCGATACGCTGCTGCTTCTGTCCGCAGGACGGACCTGCTACTTTGGTCCGATAAAACAAATTGAGCCCTACTTCGCCGGCATCGGTTATCCGTTGGACATGTACACCAACCCGGCTGAATTTCTGCTCGATCTCGTCAGCTCCGATTTTGCGGGACGTTCCAACACCGACGAGAACCGGGTTGAAAAGATCCAGGATGCTTGGTTGCGGAAAACAGAGTCGAGCAGTATCGAATCCTTCCAGCCGTCTGAAAAAGGGAAGCCGATCATGAACGCCGGTGACcgtccggggattgcatggATCACGCTGTCCCTTTTTCATCGCGCGTTTATCAAAAGTTATCGCGATGTGGTGGCGTATGGTATTCGCATTGCGATGTACCTGG GTCTGGCGATTATGATGGGCACCGTCTGGCTGCGACTGGACACATCCCAGGAGCACATCCAACCATTCACCAATGCTATT TTCTTCGGATCCGCCTTCATGAGCTTCATGGCCGTCGCATACGTGCCCGCCTTCCTCGAAGACCGCGCAACATTCGTCAAGGAACGTGCCAACGGCCTCTATGGCGCAACGCCATTCATTCTAGCCAACTTTATAATTGGCCTCCCATTCCTCT CAATCCTCTTCTCCATCGTCGCCTACTGGCTCTCCAACTTCACTCCCACCGCAACCGCCTTCTTCACCTGGGTCCTCTGGCTCTTCCTCGACCTCCTCGCGGCCGAATCCCTCGTCGTATTCGTAACAGCCCTCCTCCCCAACTTCGTCCTCTCGCTCGCCGTCGTCGCTTTCGCGAACGGCCTCTGGATGAGCGTCGGCGGGTTCCTCGTTCCCATCACAATCCTCAATCCCTTCTGGCATTACGTTTTCCATTATATTGACTACCAGGCGTATGTGTTCCAGgggatgatggtgaatgAGTTTGGGAGGAGGAATTACAGTTGTGGGGGTGGGTGTCGGTGTATGTATAGTACGGATCTGGAGGATCAGTGCTTGATAAGGGGAACAGGGGTGCTGGAGCAGTACGGATACGGAACAGGGAATATGGGTAAGTGGGTTGGGATCTTGATTGGCATTATTGCGGGATATCGGGTTTTGGGATGGTTGGCGTTGGTGTGGAGGCGTTAA